The Delphinus delphis chromosome 2, mDelDel1.2, whole genome shotgun sequence genome contains a region encoding:
- the BAG5 gene encoding BAG family molecular chaperone regulator 5: MEMGNQHPSITRLQEIQKEVKSIEQQVIGFSGLSDDKNYKKLERILTRQLFEIDSVDTEGKGDIQQARKRAAQETERLLKELEQNANHPHRIEIENIFKEAQSLVKEKIVPFYSGGNCVTDEFEEGIQDVILRLTHVKTGGKISLRKARYYTLTKICAVQEIIEDCVKKQPSLPLSEDAHPSVAKINSVLCDVNKTRGTLIALLMGVNSDETCRHLSCVLSGLMADLDALDVCGRTEIRNYRKEVVEDINQLLKYLDLEEEADSTRAFDLGQNHSILKIEQVLKRMREIKNELLQAQNPSEWYLSSKTELQGLIGQLDEVSLEKNPCIREARRRAVIEVQTLITYIDLKEALEKRKLFVCEEHPSHKAVWSVLGNLSDIQGEVLSFDGSRNDKNYIRLEELLTKQLLALDAVDPQGEEKCKAARKQAVKLAQNILSYLDLKSDEWEY; this comes from the coding sequence ATGGAGATGGGAAACCAACATCCTTCTATTACTAGGCTTCAGGAAATCCAAAAGGAGGTGAAAAGCATAGAACAGCAAGTAATTGGTTTCAGCGGTCTGTCAGACGACAAGAATTACAAGAAACTGGAGAGGATTCTAACAAGACAACTTTTTGAAATAGACTCGGTAGATACTGAAGGAAAAGGAGATATTCAGCAAGCTAGGAAGAGGGCAGCACAAGAGACAGAGCGTCTTCTCAAAGAGTTGGAGCAGAATGCAAACCACCCACACAGGATCGAAatagagaacatttttaaagaagccCAGTCCCTAGTGAAAGAGAAGATTGTGCCATTTTATAGTGGAGGCAACTGTGTAACTGATGAGTTTGAAGAAGGCATCCAGGATGTCATTTTGAGGCTGACACATGTTAAAACTGGAGGCAAGATCTCCTTGCGGAAAGCACGGTATTACACTTTAACCAAAATCTGTGCAGTGCAAGAGATTATCGAGGACTGCGTGAAAAAGCAGCCTTCCCTGCCGCTTTCTGAGGACGCGCATCCCTCAGTTGCCAAAATTAACTCTGTGCTGTGTGACGTGAACAAGACCAGAGGCACTCTGATTGCCCTTCTTATGGGAGTGAACAGTGATGAGACTTGCAGGCACTTATCTTGTGTGCTCTCGGGGCTGATGGCCGATCTGGATGCTTTAGACGTGTGCGGCCGCACAGAAATCAGAAATTACCGGAAGGAGGTCGTGGAAGATATCAACCAGTTATTGAAGTACTTGGATTTAGAAGAGGAAGCAGATAGCACTCGTGCGTTTGACCTGGGGCAGAatcattccattttaaaaatagaacaggtcctcaagagaatgagagaaataaaaaacgaACTTCTTCAAGCACAGAATCCTTCAGAATGGTACCTGAGCTCCAAAACAGAGCTGCAGGGCTTGATTGGACAGTTGGATGAGGTAAGCCTTGAAAAAAACCCCTGCATCCGGGAAGCCAGGAGAAGAGCGGTGATCGAAGTTCAGACCCTCATCACTTACATCGACTTGAAGGAAGCCCTCGAGAAGAGAAAGCTGTTTGTTTGTGAGGAGCACCCCTCACACAAAGCGGTCTGGAGCGTCCTGGGAAACTTGTCAGACATCCAGGGGGAAGTTCTCTCATTTGATGGCAGTCGAAATGATAAGAACTACATCCGGCTGGAGGAGCTGCTCACCAAGCAGCTGCTTGCCCTGGACGCCGTTGACCCACAGGGAGAGGAGAAGTGTAAGGCTGCCCGGAAGCAGGCAGTGAAGCTTGCACAGAATATTCTCAGCTATCTCGACTTGAAATCCGATGAATGGGAGTACTGA